From a single Eleginops maclovinus isolate JMC-PN-2008 ecotype Puerto Natales chromosome 20, JC_Emac_rtc_rv5, whole genome shotgun sequence genomic region:
- the myl9b gene encoding myosin regulatory light polypeptide 9b — translation MSSKRAKGKTTKKRPQRATSNVFAMFDQSQIQEFKEAFNMIDQNRDGFIDKEDLHDMLASLGKNPSDEYLEGMMSEAPGPINFTMFLTMFGERLNGTDPEDVIRNAFACFDEEGSGVIHEDHLRELLTTMGDRFTDEDVDELFREAPIDKKGNFNYAEFTRILKHGAKDKDDE, via the exons ATGTCGAGCAAACGTGCCAAGGGAAAGACCACCAAGAAGCGTCCTCAGAGGGCCACCTCCAACGTCTTCGCCATGTTCGACCAGTCTCAGATCCAGGAGTTTAAAGAGGCGTTCAACATGATCGACCAGAACAGAGACGGGTTCATCGACAAGGAGGATCTGCATGACATGCTGGCCTCTCTGG GTAAGAACCCCTCTGATGAATACCTGGAGGGGATGATGAGCGAAGCACCGGGGCCCATCAACTTCACCATGTTCCTCACCATGTTTGGAGAAAGGCTGAACGGAACAGACCCTGAAGACGTCATCCGCAACGCCTTTGCCTGTTTCGATGAGGAGGGATCTG GTGTGATCCACGAGGACCATCTGAGGGAGCTTCTGACCACCATGGGCGATCGCTTCACAGACGAAGATGTGGACGAACTGTTCCGAGAGGCTCCAATTGACAAGAAGGGCAACTTCAACTACGCAGAGTTCACCCGCATCCTCAAACACGGCGCCAAAGACAAGGATGACGAGTAG